From the genome of Fusobacterium sp. FSA-380-WT-3A:
TGTTAAAGCCCCTTCACCAGGACCAATTTCTAAAATTTCATCTTCTAAATTTACATTAGAAACTTCCATTATTTTTTCTAATATTGTATTTTGGTCATTTAAAAAATTTTGTCCATATTTTTTCTTATGTTTAAATGACATTTTATTTATTATCCTTATCTAAAGTAAGCTTTCCTACAAAAGAAAGATTTCTATACTTTTCTGCATAATCTAATCCAAACCCTATAACAAATTCATCTGGAATTTCAAACCCTACATATTCAGCCTTTACATCTATTTTTCTTCTGCTTGGTTTATCTAATAATGTACATACTTTTACAGAATTTGGTCTTTTCTTTGCCATAAATTCTTTTACATTTGCAATAGTCAAACCTGTATCAACAATATCTTCTACTAATAGTACATCTTTCCCTGTAACTTCTTCATCTACATCTTTTAAAATTTTTACGACTCCTGTAGAATCAGTTCCTTTTCCATAACTAGATACCTTCATAAAATCAATACTTAAATCCATATCTATGGCTCTTATTAAATCAGAGATAAATACTACTGACCCTTTTAATAATCCAACACAAACTAATTGTTTTCCTTGATAATCCTCTTTTATTTGTCTTCCAAGTTCAATAATACGATTTTCCAATTGTTCTTTAGAGATTAAAATGTCTATTTTGTTACTCATTATTCCTCCTAAAAATTATAAAATCAACACAAAATATTTTATCATTTTAACTATATTTTATCAAGAATAAATTATTTTTATTTTAGAAATATTTGTCAAATATTTCTTTTTTTTCTAGATTATTTATTGATATTTTATTTCGTTTATGTTATCATTTTTATAATAAGTATCTTTTATTTTTTTAGGAGGATTAATGCAAAAAAAAATAATAGTTGTAGCTAGTTGTATAATCTCTATTATGGCTACAATATATTTCTTAGGATATTTAACTTTAAATTGGTATTTTAATAGAGATTTTTATTACACTCCTAATCTTGTAGGACTTACACCAGAAGAGGTAAGTGTTTTAGCTGATAAAGATATAATTGATATAAAAGTTGTTGGAAAAGATTTTTCTAGACTTCCAGAAGGACAAATTTTTATGCAGGACCCTGTTGAAAGACATATAATAAAAAAGGGAAGAACTATAAAAGTTTGGGTTAGTATGGGAGAAAATTATTTTGAAGTTCCTGATTTTGAAGGACAACAACTTTTTACTGTAAAAAAATTACTTGAAGAAAAAAGAATAAAAATTAATAGTATTGCTAGAACAGATTCTCCTTTATCATATAATTGTATTGTCACTACAAATCCAGGAAAAGGAGAATATGTCAATGTTAAAGATGGTATTTCATTATTAGTTAGTAGCCGTTCATTAAACAAAGTAGTAAAAGTTCCTGATATTTCTGGATATACTCTTATTGAAGCTGAAAAACTTTTAAAAGAAAATTCTATTTTTATTGGAAAAATTGAAAAAATAAAAGTAGAAGGGTTAGAACCAAATATAGTAGTTGATACAAGTATTGGAGCTAACAGTAGAATTTCAGCAGGTTCTACTATAAATATCACTGTTACTGAATAAATTTAGGGGATGATATTATTAAAGGGAAGGTTATAAATAAAATACAAGGATTTTATTATGTAAAATCTGAAGAAAATATTTATGAATGTAAATTAAGAGGAATTTTAAAAAGAAAAGAGAAAAAAGAAAATTGTGTTGTAGGTGATGTTGTAGAAATTTCAGAAGATAATTCTATTATAGAAGTTTATCCTAGAAAAAATATGATAAATAGACCTTTGGTTTCTAATATAGATTATCTTGTTATTCAATTTGCTGGAAAAGACCCAGAAGTTGATTTAGATAGGTTAAATACTTTATTACTTAATAGTATCTACTATAAAATAAATCCAATTGTAATTATTAATAAAATAGACTTGCTTACAGAGGAAGAAATTACAAACTTAAAAGAAAGATTAAAATTTTTAAATTCAGTGGACATTCCTCTATTTTTTGTTTCTACTTATAAAAATATAGGAGTTGAAAAAGTCAAAAGTTTTATAAAAGATAAAACTGTAGCATTTGGTGGTCCTAGTGGTGTCGGAAAATCTAGCATCTTAAATATGTTACAAAATGAAGAAAATTTAATAGTAGGAGAAACAAGCAAAAAATTAAAAGCTGGTAAACATACTACTAGAGATTCAAAACTTATTCCTTCCATTTGTGGAGGATACGTTATAGATACTCCAGGATTTTCATCTATAGATTTACCACCTATAAAAGATTTTACAGAACTTATCTCTCTTTTTAAAGAATTTAATTTTGAAGATGGAGAATATTGTAAATTTTTAGATTGCCATCACATTAGTGAACCTGGATGTCTAATAAAAGAAAAAGTTGAAGAGGGAAAAATTTTTAAAGAAAGATATAATTTTTATAAAAAAGTCTATGAAAAATTAAAAAACGAAAGGTGGAATAATTATGAAAGATATTAAAATAGCACCATCTATTTTGTCAGCAGACTTTAGTAGATTAGGTGAAGAAGTTATTAGCATAGATAAAGCTGGAGCTGATTGGATTCATATAGATGTAATGGATGGTATTTTTGTACCAAATATCACTTTTGGACCTCCTGTAATAAAAGCTATAAGAAACAAAACTAAATTATTATTTGATGTTCATTTAATGATAACACAACCAGAAAGATATATTGAAGCTTTTGTAAAAGCTGGAGCTGATTTAATAGTAGTTCATGCTGAATCTACAATACATTTACACAGAGTTATCCAACAAATAAAATCTTATGGAATTAAAGCTGGAATTTCCTTAAATCCATCTACATCTCCTGAAGTTTTAAGATATATCATAAATGATATAGACTTAGTTTTGGTCATGAGTGTAAATCCAGGATTTGGAGGACAAAGTTTTATAGAAAGTTCGGTTGAAAAAATAAAAGAAATTAGAAAAATGAGTGAAACTGTTGATATTGAAGTTGATGGTGGAATAAATGATAAAACTATAAAAAAATGTATTGAAGCAGGGGCTAATATTTTTGTAGCTGGTTCTTATGTTTTTGGTGGAAATTATGAAGAAAGAATTAAAAGTTTAAAATAGGGAGGGAAAATGGCTAAATATATTGAAGAATTAAATGATATTTTTGAAAAATTTTATAAGCTTTTTTATGAATCAGAAGACATGGCATTAAAAAATGGAATAAAATGTCTTACTCATACTGAACTTCACATAATAGAGGCTATAGGTGAAGATTCTCTTACTATGAATGAACTTGCTGATAGACTGGCTATAACTATGGGAACTGCAACTGTTGCTATTACAAAATTAGGAGAAAAAGGATTTGTTTCAAGAGTTCGTTCTAACACAGATAGAAGAAAAGTTTATGTTTCTTTATCTAAAAAAGGGATGCAAGCTTTAAATTATCACAATAATTATCACAAAACTATAGTTTCTTCTATAATTGAAAAACTAGATGAAGATGAAGTAAAAGTTTTCTTAGGAACTTTTAAAAAACTTCTTAAAAGTTTAAAAAATAAATCTGAATTATTAAAACCTTTGCCTATAACAGATTTTCCTATAAATACTAAAGTTTCTGTTGTTGAAATAAAAGGAACTCCTATTATTCAAGATTATTTTATGGACAGAGGAGTTGGACATTATTGTACATTAGAAGTTTTAGAGGGAAAAGATTCTAATAATGTAGCTCTTAAGAAAGATGACGGAACTATCTTAGAAGTTAATATATTAGATGCTAAAAATATTATTGTTGTTAAGGTAGAAGATTAATGTTTTATTTAGATGGAATATCTCTTTCTAAAATAAAAATAGAGCTAGAAGAAAATTTAACAAGTAAAAAAATTGGGAAGATTTTTCAAAATTCTTCCCTTTCTTTAACATTACACTTTGGAAAAAAAGCTCTATTTTTTTCTTGTAATCCGTCATTACCTATTTGTTATATAAATGAAGACAAAGAAGAAAATTTTTTAGAAGAAAACTCTAGTTTTTTATTATTAATTAGAAAATATTTAATAAATTCAGCTCTAATTAAAATTGAACAACTAGGATTTGATAGAATATTAAAATTCTCATTTTCAAAAATAAATGAACTTGGAGAAATACAAAATAATTTCTTATATTTTGAAATAATGGGTAAATATTCTAATGTAATTTTAACTGATAAAGATAATAAGATAATCTCTGTATTAAAGAAAAAATCTTTGGAAGAAAATTCTCTAAGAACTCTATTTAATGGAGAAGTTTACACACAACCTATTGTAACGAAAAAAATAAATCCTCTTTATATAACTGAAAAAGAATTTGAAAAATACTTAGAAGAAAATAATATTGTTGAAAATATTGAAGGAATTGGAAAATTATTAAAAAATCAAATAAATTCTTTTGAAGATTTAACTAAATTTTTAAAGGATAATATTTCTCCTAAAATATATTTCAAAAACGATACTCCTATTTTAGCCACTGTATTAAATATTATTCCAAAAGATTTTGATAAGGAAATTCCATTTTCTACATATGTTGAAATGATTAATAATTATATAAAATTAAAATCATTATCAAACTCTTTTACTTTATTAAAAAATAGATTATTTTCTGTATTGGATAAAGAGGAAAAAAAATCTTTAAAAATATTAAAAAATATTAAAAAAGATATTGAAATAATGAAAGAACATGAAAAATATAAAAATTTAGGGGATATTTTAGCTTCTGTATTATATTCTATAAAAAAAGGAGATACAAAAGTAAAAGCCTATGATTTCTACAATAATTGTGAAATTACTATTGACATAGACCCCTTACTTTCTCCTCAATCAAATCTTTCTAAAATTTATAAAAAATCTTCTAAAATGAAAAGAGGTTTAGAAATCTCAAAAGAAAGATTAGTTGAATTTTCAAATAAGTTAACATATATTGATAGTGTTAGAACTTTTATAGAAAAAAGTAAAAATATTGAAGAATTAAAAAATATTGAAAAAGAATTGATAGAAGAAAAATATATTATTGAGAAAAATAATAAAAAAAATAAAAAGAAAACTATTGAAGTTCCTTATGGTACTATTAATTTAGATAATAAAATTTTATATTTTGGAAGAAATAATAAGGAAAATGATTATTTAACTTTTAAATTTGCTAGAAAAGATGATATGTGGTTTCATATAAAAGATATGCCTGGTTCTCATTTTATAGTAAAAAAAGAAGATTTTGTCAATGATGAAGAGTTTATAAAAAAAGTTGCTGAATATTCAGCTTATTATTCAAAAGCTAATAGTGGAGAAAAAGTAGTAGTTGATTATACTGAAAAGAAAAATCTAAATAAACCTAAGGGTGCTCCATTAGGTTTTGTAACTTATAATATTTGGGATTCTATAACAGTAATTACTCCAGAAAAAATTTAAGGTGGGATAAACCCACCTTATTTTTTAATCACAAAATGTTTCCAAAGCTATTTTCATCATATTTGTAAAAGATAATTGTCTTTCTTCTGCTGTTGTAGCTTTTTTTGAAGTAAAACTATCTGATATTGTTAAAAGACAGGCAGCTTTTTTTCCTAAAACTTTTGCATTATGGAAAAGAGCAAAACTCTCCATCTCTACAGCTTCACAACCTTTATCTTCAAATATTTTTTTATAATATCCCTCTTCAGCATCTCTATAAAAAACATCACTAGAATGAATTTTTGATAAATGAATAGGAATATTTAATTTTTTAGCTGTTTCTTTTATTTTATTATTTAATTCTTCATCTGGATAAGTTTCATCTTTTTCATATCCATTTTGAGTTTTAGCAAAAGAAGATTCACTCCAAGCACTTTCTACCAATACAATATCAAAAATATTTAATGTATCTACATAAGCTCCAGCTGAACCAATTCTTAAAATATTTTCAACACCATATTGAGAAAAAAGTTCATAAGAGTATATTCCTATTGATGGCATTCCCATTCCAGAGCCCATAACAGTAATATCCTTTCCTTTATATTTTCCTGTATAAGCAAACATATTTCTAACTGAATTTACTAATTTTACATCTTCCAAAAAAGTTTCAGCTATAAATTTAGCTCTTAAAGGGTCTCCAGGCATTAAAACATTTTTTGTAATTTCTCCAACATTAGCACTATTATGTGGTGTACTCATATATCCTCCTTATAAACTTTCATCTGTAAATGAAAAAGGTAATAATTCTTCGATATTTGTTATTTTTAATTTGTCTTCAGTAACTAATACTATAGGAGTATCTTTTTCTAATAATTCAACCATAACTTGTCTACAGGCTCCACAAGGAGTTATTAAATTTTTTCCACTTCCTACAATACAAATTGACTCTATATCTTTTTTTCTATATCCCATAGAATAAGCTTGAAATATAGCATTTCTTTCGGCACAATTTGTTAAACCATAAGAGGCATTTTCTACATTAGCTCCTAAAAAATATTTATTATCTTTTGTTTTTACACAAGCTCCCACAAAAAAATTTGAATATGGAGCATAGGCATTTTTTTGAACTTCATAAGCTTTTTCTATAATATCCCTATATTTTTCCATATAAACCCCTATTTCTTTTTATCTTCTTTTATTAAATTTCTTATAGCTTCTATAGTAATTTTTACAACTTCATCTGTGTCATGAACAACTGGATTATCAAGTCCTAATTTTTCTCTTTCTTGATTTGCCATAACTAAAAAAGAAGCTCCCACTCTAACTTTTCTATAACTTCCTACTATAAAAAGAGAAGCTGATTCCATTTCAGAAGCAAGGCAACCTAATCTTATCCAAGCTTCCCATTTATTATTTAATTCATAACTTACTGGTTTTATATCTGGACTATGTTGGCCATAAAAAGAATCTTTAGATTGTATAACTCCCACATGATATTTTTTTCCTAAAGTTTCTGAAGCTTTTATTAGAGAATTAACTATATCTATATTAGCTACTGCTGGAAAT
Proteins encoded in this window:
- the hpt gene encoding hypoxanthine phosphoribosyltransferase, encoding MSNKIDILISKEQLENRIIELGRQIKEDYQGKQLVCVGLLKGSVVFISDLIRAIDMDLSIDFMKVSSYGKGTDSTGVVKILKDVDEEVTGKDVLLVEDIVDTGLTIANVKEFMAKKRPNSVKVCTLLDKPSRRKIDVKAEYVGFEIPDEFVIGFGLDYAEKYRNLSFVGKLTLDKDNK
- a CDS encoding PASTA domain-containing protein, coding for MQKKIIVVASCIISIMATIYFLGYLTLNWYFNRDFYYTPNLVGLTPEEVSVLADKDIIDIKVVGKDFSRLPEGQIFMQDPVERHIIKKGRTIKVWVSMGENYFEVPDFEGQQLFTVKKLLEEKRIKINSIARTDSPLSYNCIVTTNPGKGEYVNVKDGISLLVSSRSLNKVVKVPDISGYTLIEAEKLLKENSIFIGKIEKIKVEGLEPNIVVDTSIGANSRISAGSTINITVTE
- the rsgA gene encoding ribosome small subunit-dependent GTPase A is translated as MNKIQGFYYVKSEENIYECKLRGILKRKEKKENCVVGDVVEISEDNSIIEVYPRKNMINRPLVSNIDYLVIQFAGKDPEVDLDRLNTLLLNSIYYKINPIVIINKIDLLTEEEITNLKERLKFLNSVDIPLFFVSTYKNIGVEKVKSFIKDKTVAFGGPSGVGKSSILNMLQNEENLIVGETSKKLKAGKHTTRDSKLIPSICGGYVIDTPGFSSIDLPPIKDFTELISLFKEFNFEDGEYCKFLDCHHISEPGCLIKEKVEEGKIFKERYNFYKKVYEKLKNERWNNYERY
- the rpe gene encoding ribulose-phosphate 3-epimerase, whose product is MMKDIKIAPSILSADFSRLGEEVISIDKAGADWIHIDVMDGIFVPNITFGPPVIKAIRNKTKLLFDVHLMITQPERYIEAFVKAGADLIVVHAESTIHLHRVIQQIKSYGIKAGISLNPSTSPEVLRYIINDIDLVLVMSVNPGFGGQSFIESSVEKIKEIRKMSETVDIEVDGGINDKTIKKCIEAGANIFVAGSYVFGGNYEERIKSLK
- a CDS encoding MarR family winged helix-turn-helix transcriptional regulator, with product MAKYIEELNDIFEKFYKLFYESEDMALKNGIKCLTHTELHIIEAIGEDSLTMNELADRLAITMGTATVAITKLGEKGFVSRVRSNTDRRKVYVSLSKKGMQALNYHNNYHKTIVSSIIEKLDEDEVKVFLGTFKKLLKSLKNKSELLKPLPITDFPINTKVSVVEIKGTPIIQDYFMDRGVGHYCTLEVLEGKDSNNVALKKDDGTILEVNILDAKNIIVVKVED
- a CDS encoding NFACT family protein, with protein sequence MFYLDGISLSKIKIELEENLTSKKIGKIFQNSSLSLTLHFGKKALFFSCNPSLPICYINEDKEENFLEENSSFLLLIRKYLINSALIKIEQLGFDRILKFSFSKINELGEIQNNFLYFEIMGKYSNVILTDKDNKIISVLKKKSLEENSLRTLFNGEVYTQPIVTKKINPLYITEKEFEKYLEENNIVENIEGIGKLLKNQINSFEDLTKFLKDNISPKIYFKNDTPILATVLNIIPKDFDKEIPFSTYVEMINNYIKLKSLSNSFTLLKNRLFSVLDKEEKKSLKILKNIKKDIEIMKEHEKYKNLGDILASVLYSIKKGDTKVKAYDFYNNCEITIDIDPLLSPQSNLSKIYKKSSKMKRGLEISKERLVEFSNKLTYIDSVRTFIEKSKNIEELKNIEKELIEEKYIIEKNNKKNKKKTIEVPYGTINLDNKILYFGRNNKENDYLTFKFARKDDMWFHIKDMPGSHFIVKKEDFVNDEEFIKKVAEYSAYYSKANSGEKVVVDYTEKKNLNKPKGAPLGFVTYNIWDSITVITPEKI
- the deoD gene encoding purine-nucleoside phosphorylase, giving the protein MSTPHNSANVGEITKNVLMPGDPLRAKFIAETFLEDVKLVNSVRNMFAYTGKYKGKDITVMGSGMGMPSIGIYSYELFSQYGVENILRIGSAGAYVDTLNIFDIVLVESAWSESSFAKTQNGYEKDETYPDEELNNKIKETAKKLNIPIHLSKIHSSDVFYRDAEEGYYKKIFEDKGCEAVEMESFALFHNAKVLGKKAACLLTISDSFTSKKATTAEERQLSFTNMMKIALETFCD
- the cdd gene encoding cytidine deaminase, with the translated sequence MEKYRDIIEKAYEVQKNAYAPYSNFFVGACVKTKDNKYFLGANVENASYGLTNCAERNAIFQAYSMGYRKKDIESICIVGSGKNLITPCGACRQVMVELLEKDTPIVLVTEDKLKITNIEELLPFSFTDESL
- the udp gene encoding uridine phosphorylase — encoded protein: MKYSENGLQYHIGLKEGDVGKYVILPGDPKRCEKIAKYLDNPKLIADVREFVTYTGYLDGEKVSVTSTGIGGPSASIALEELVNCGADTFLRVGTCGGMQKEIVGGDIVIATASIRMEGTTREYAPIEFPAVANIDIVNSLIKASETLGKKYHVGVIQSKDSFYGQHSPDIKPVSYELNNKWEAWIRLGCLASEMESASLFIVGSYRKVRVGASFLVMANQEREKLGLDNPVVHDTDEVVKITIEAIRNLIKEDKKK